A DNA window from Alligator mississippiensis isolate rAllMis1 chromosome 11, rAllMis1, whole genome shotgun sequence contains the following coding sequences:
- the PSMB9 gene encoding proteasome subunit beta type-9 isoform X1 has protein sequence MAGCGAPCGAGAEVRTGTTIMAVEFAGGVVVGSDSRVSAGEAVVNRVFDKLAPLHKRIYCALSGSAADAQAIADMVHYHLELHSMDMDDPPLVLAAATLVRGISYKYKEELSAHLMVAGWDHRKGGQVYGTLGGMLTRQPFAIGGSGSTYIYGYVDAAYKPGMKLEECQQFTKNAIALAMSRDGSSGGVIYLVTITKAGAEEQVFLGDDIPKFYDE, from the exons ATGGCCGGCTGCGGGGCGCCGTGCGGGGCGGGCGCGGAGGTCCGCACCGGG ACGACCATCATGGCGGTGGAGTTCGCCGGCGGGGTCGTGGTGGGCTCCGACTCCCGCGTGTCGGCCGG GGAGGCTGTGGTGAACCGGGTCTTTGACAAGCTGGCTCCACTACACAAGCGCATCTACTGTGCCCTCTCCGGCTCCGCGGCCGACGCTCAGGCCATCGCTGACATGGTGCATTACCACCTGGAGCTGCACAG CATGGACATGGATGATCCACCTCTGGTCCTGGCAGCTGCCACCCTGGTGAGGGGCATCAGCTACAAGTACAAAGAAGAGCTCTCAGCCCATCTCATGGTAGCCGGTTGGGACCACAGGAAgggagggcag GTGTACGGCACGCTGGGGGGCATGCTGACCCGCCAGCCCTTTGCCATCGGGGGCTCTGGCAGCACCTACATCTATGGCTATGTGGATGCTGCCTACAAGCCAGGGATGAAGCTTGAGGAGTGTCAGCAGTTCACCAAGAACG ccataGCCCTGGCCATGAGCCGGGACGGCTCCAGTGGGGGGGTCATCTATCTCGTGACCATCACCAAGGCAGGCGCGGAGGAGCAGGTGTTCCTGGGCGACGACATCCCCAAGTTCTACGACGAGTGA
- the PSMB9 gene encoding proteasome subunit beta type-9 isoform X2, protein MAGCGAPCGAGAEVRTGTTIMAVEFAGGVVVGSDSRVSAGEAVVNRVFDKLAPLHKRIYCALSGSAADAQAIADMVHYHLELHSMDMDDPPLVLAAATLVRGISYKYKEELSAHLMVAGWDHRKGGQVYGTLGGMLTRQPFAIGGSGSTYIYGYVDAAYKPGMKLEECQQFTKNGTCSGHGLLWPGSGCGP, encoded by the exons ATGGCCGGCTGCGGGGCGCCGTGCGGGGCGGGCGCGGAGGTCCGCACCGGG ACGACCATCATGGCGGTGGAGTTCGCCGGCGGGGTCGTGGTGGGCTCCGACTCCCGCGTGTCGGCCGG GGAGGCTGTGGTGAACCGGGTCTTTGACAAGCTGGCTCCACTACACAAGCGCATCTACTGTGCCCTCTCCGGCTCCGCGGCCGACGCTCAGGCCATCGCTGACATGGTGCATTACCACCTGGAGCTGCACAG CATGGACATGGATGATCCACCTCTGGTCCTGGCAGCTGCCACCCTGGTGAGGGGCATCAGCTACAAGTACAAAGAAGAGCTCTCAGCCCATCTCATGGTAGCCGGTTGGGACCACAGGAAgggagggcag GTGTACGGCACGCTGGGGGGCATGCTGACCCGCCAGCCCTTTGCCATCGGGGGCTCTGGCAGCACCTACATCTATGGCTATGTGGATGCTGCCTACAAGCCAGGGATGAAGCTTGAGGAGTGTCAGCAGTTCACCAAGAACGGTACCTGCTCTGGCCACGGGTTACTGTGGCCTGGCTCAGGGTGTGGG ccataG